One Jannaschia sp. GRR-S6-38 genomic window carries:
- a CDS encoding DEAD/DEAH box helicase: MTSFSDLNLDPKVLKAIEATGYTTPTPIQEGAIVPALQGRDVLGIAQTGTGKTAAFTLPMITMLGKGRARARMPRSLVLCPTRELAAQVAENFDNYAKGSRLKKALLIGGVSFKEQDQLIDRGVDVLIATPGRLIDHFERGKLLLTGVEIMVVDEADRMLDMGFIPDIERIFEMTPFTRQTLFFSATMAPEIERITNKFLSNPEKIEVARQNSTSEQITQVLIEHQPKRRDMGSKDKREILRAVIDRDGADCRNAIIFCNRKTEVDVVAKSLKKHGYNAEPIHGDLDQSQRTRTLDGFRDGSVRFLVASDVAARGLDIPNVSHVFNFDVPSHAEDYVHRIGRTGRAGKTGMAYTIALPSDEKYLAAIERLVEREIPRGENPWSPPGQRPTESAAAEEEETPRRTSSRSRSRSRKVEVAPESDAAPVQDDRDGDDGQAARREAPAPRPRPERDAGRDESRGDNRGGDVRSGRSRGGRGRSGGDDRGGRVVGLGDHVPSFIEMSFEERRAETV, encoded by the coding sequence ATGACGAGCTTTTCCGACCTGAACCTCGACCCGAAGGTTCTCAAGGCCATCGAGGCCACGGGTTACACCACGCCGACGCCGATCCAGGAGGGCGCGATCGTTCCCGCCCTGCAGGGTCGCGACGTTCTGGGCATTGCCCAGACGGGCACCGGCAAGACGGCGGCCTTCACGCTGCCGATGATCACGATGCTGGGCAAGGGCCGCGCCCGCGCGCGGATGCCGCGCAGCCTGGTGCTGTGCCCGACGCGCGAACTGGCCGCGCAGGTGGCCGAGAATTTCGACAATTACGCCAAGGGCTCGCGCCTGAAGAAGGCCCTGCTGATCGGCGGGGTGAGCTTCAAGGAGCAGGACCAGCTGATCGACCGCGGCGTCGACGTGCTGATCGCCACGCCCGGCCGTCTGATCGACCATTTCGAGCGCGGCAAGCTTCTGCTGACCGGCGTCGAGATCATGGTCGTGGACGAGGCCGACCGGATGCTCGACATGGGGTTCATCCCCGATATCGAGCGCATCTTCGAGATGACGCCCTTCACCCGTCAGACGCTGTTCTTCTCGGCCACCATGGCCCCCGAGATCGAGCGCATCACCAACAAGTTCCTATCGAACCCCGAGAAGATCGAGGTGGCGCGGCAGAACTCGACCTCCGAGCAGATCACCCAGGTTCTGATCGAGCATCAGCCCAAGCGTCGCGACATGGGCTCCAAGGACAAGCGCGAGATCCTGCGCGCGGTGATCGACCGCGACGGCGCGGATTGCCGCAACGCGATTATCTTCTGCAACCGCAAGACCGAGGTCGACGTGGTCGCGAAATCGCTCAAGAAGCACGGCTACAATGCCGAGCCGATCCATGGCGACCTCGACCAGTCGCAGCGCACGCGCACCCTGGATGGCTTCCGCGACGGCTCGGTCCGGTTCCTCGTGGCCTCCGACGTGGCCGCGCGCGGCCTCGACATCCCGAATGTGAGCCACGTGTTCAACTTCGACGTGCCCAGCCATGCCGAGGATTACGTCCACCGCATCGGACGCACGGGCCGCGCCGGCAAGACCGGGATGGCCTACACGATCGCCCTGCCCTCGGACGAGAAATACCTCGCCGCGATCGAGCGGCTGGTCGAGCGGGAGATCCCGCGCGGCGAGAATCCCTGGAGCCCGCCGGGCCAGCGCCCCACCGAGTCGGCGGCCGCCGAGGAGGAGGAGACCCCGCGTCGCACCAGTTCGCGCAGCCGGTCCCGGTCGCGGAAGGTCGAGGTCGCACCCGAGTCGGATGCCGCCCCGGTGCAGGACGACCGCGACGGCGATGACGGCCAGGCCGCGCGCCGCGAGGCGCCCGCGCCCCGTCCCCGGCCCGAGCGCGATGCCGGCCGGGACGAGAGCCGCGGCGACAATCGCGGCGGTGACGTCCGGAGCGGCCGGTCGCGCGGCGGCCGCGGCCGCAGCGGCGGCGACGACCGCGGCGGCAGGGTGGTCGGACTGGGCGACCATGTCCCCAGCTTCATCGAGATGAGCTTCGAGGAGCGGCGCGCCGAGACGGTCTGA
- a CDS encoding mandelate racemase/muconate lactonizing enzyme family protein produces the protein MKLADLEIFVVAPPAPGWGGRYWIVPKLTTACGISGYGEVYASAIGPEAMRAVIADVFERNMAGTDPAEIELMSRRVWGSGFTGRPDPTVWGAFAGLEIACWDILGKALDKPVWAITGGRLNDRLRAYTYLYPDDGMGDGFWTSPDLQAQVAADRVAEGWTALKFDPAGPYTIFGGHQPARSDIALSAEMCRAIRAAVGDRADLLFGTHGQFTAAGAIRLARAIAPHDPLWFEEPVPPGDPHALAEVARATHIPVAAGERLCGLSEFATLLRLGGASILQPALGRLGGLSEGRKLAALAQGFGAQIAPHLYCGPVEFAASVQLGTTIPNLLMVEAIESPFHHALGGGPRVEAGFVRAPDAPGLGIAFEEDLARAHPYAGDGLHLEMSEAPCDYAEGNAFTGGVRD, from the coding sequence ATGAAGCTGGCCGATCTGGAGATCTTCGTCGTCGCCCCGCCCGCGCCGGGCTGGGGCGGGCGCTACTGGATCGTGCCCAAGCTGACCACGGCCTGCGGCATCAGCGGCTACGGCGAGGTCTACGCCTCGGCCATAGGCCCCGAGGCCATGCGCGCGGTCATCGCCGACGTGTTCGAACGGAACATGGCGGGCACCGACCCCGCCGAGATCGAGCTCATGTCCCGCCGGGTCTGGGGCTCGGGCTTCACCGGGCGGCCCGATCCGACCGTCTGGGGCGCCTTCGCCGGGCTGGAGATCGCCTGCTGGGACATTCTCGGCAAGGCGCTCGACAAGCCGGTCTGGGCGATCACAGGCGGGCGGCTGAACGACCGGCTGCGGGCCTATACCTATCTCTACCCCGATGACGGCATGGGCGACGGGTTCTGGACCTCGCCCGACCTCCAGGCGCAGGTCGCAGCCGACCGCGTGGCCGAAGGCTGGACCGCGCTGAAATTTGATCCCGCCGGGCCCTACACGATCTTCGGTGGGCATCAGCCCGCGCGCTCCGATATCGCGCTCTCCGCCGAGATGTGCCGCGCCATCCGCGCCGCGGTGGGCGACCGGGCGGATCTCCTGTTCGGGACGCATGGCCAGTTCACCGCAGCGGGCGCGATCCGGCTCGCGCGGGCCATCGCCCCGCATGATCCGCTCTGGTTCGAGGAGCCGGTGCCGCCGGGCGACCCCCACGCGCTGGCCGAGGTGGCGCGGGCCACGCATATCCCCGTCGCCGCGGGCGAGCGGCTTTGCGGGCTGTCGGAATTCGCGACGCTTCTGCGGCTGGGCGGCGCGTCGATCCTGCAACCGGCGCTGGGCCGGCTGGGCGGTCTGTCGGAGGGGCGCAAGCTCGCCGCGCTGGCGCAGGGCTTCGGCGCGCAGATCGCGCCGCATCTCTATTGCGGCCCGGTCGAATTCGCGGCCTCAGTGCAGCTCGGGACGACGATCCCGAACCTCTTGATGGTCGAAGCGATCGAGTCCCCCTTCCATCACGCGCTGGGCGGCGGGCCGCGGGTCGAGGCGGGCTTCGTCCGCGCCCCGGACGCGCCGGGTCTGGGCATTGCCTTCGAGGAGGACCTCGCCCGCGCGCATCCCTATGCGGGCGACGGCCTGCATCTGGAGATGTCGGAGGCGCCCTGCGACTATGCCGAGGGCAACGCCTTCACCGGGGGCGTGCGCGACTGA
- a CDS encoding alcohol dehydrogenase catalytic domain-containing protein has translation MRQVRAAVSRAFGAPMAIETVTLTDPGPGEVEVEIEACAICHSDITFLDGGWGGDLPAIYGHEAVGRVARLGAGVTGLAEGMRVLVTLIRACGACPSCAGGRPTQCATPGAGAGPRAGDAPVVAAMNCGAFAEAVVVDQSQLAQIPDTIPAEAACILSCGVVTGLGAVVNTARVRPGDWVVVIGAGGVGLNAVQAARLSGAARIVAVDVTEEKLDTAREFGATDGVLAGADGRAAMLGLGRLADHVFVTVGAGPVIDGALDWCAPHGTAYLVGMPHSGTVGHFNPVSAAYYGQGLRGTRMGDVVLRRDIPWLLDLHAQGRLKLEELVSDTFPLERINDAVAATRAGQGRRNVVVMR, from the coding sequence ATGCGACAGGTCAGGGCGGCGGTGAGCCGCGCATTCGGGGCGCCCATGGCGATCGAGACGGTGACCCTGACCGATCCCGGCCCCGGCGAGGTCGAGGTCGAGATCGAGGCCTGCGCGATCTGCCATTCGGACATTACCTTCCTCGACGGCGGCTGGGGCGGTGATCTGCCCGCGATCTACGGTCACGAGGCGGTGGGCCGCGTGGCGCGGCTGGGCGCGGGCGTCACCGGGCTGGCCGAGGGGATGCGCGTGCTCGTCACGCTGATCCGCGCCTGCGGCGCCTGCCCGTCCTGCGCCGGCGGACGGCCCACGCAATGCGCGACGCCCGGCGCGGGCGCGGGGCCGCGCGCGGGGGACGCGCCGGTGGTCGCGGCGATGAATTGCGGCGCCTTCGCCGAGGCGGTGGTCGTCGATCAGAGCCAGCTCGCCCAGATCCCCGACACGATCCCGGCCGAGGCGGCCTGCATCCTGTCCTGCGGCGTCGTGACCGGGCTGGGGGCGGTGGTGAACACCGCGCGGGTCCGGCCCGGCGACTGGGTGGTGGTGATCGGCGCGGGGGGCGTGGGGCTGAACGCCGTGCAGGCGGCGCGGCTGTCGGGGGCGGCGCGGATCGTCGCCGTCGACGTGACCGAGGAGAAGCTCGACACCGCGCGCGAATTCGGCGCGACCGACGGCGTGCTGGCCGGCGCGGACGGGCGCGCCGCGATGCTGGGGCTCGGGCGGCTGGCCGATCATGTCTTCGTCACCGTGGGCGCGGGGCCGGTGATCGACGGCGCGCTCGACTGGTGCGCGCCGCATGGCACCGCCTACCTTGTGGGCATGCCGCATTCCGGCACGGTCGGGCATTTCAATCCCGTCTCGGCGGCCTATTACGGCCAGGGCCTGCGCGGCACGCGGATGGGCGACGTGGTGCTGCGCCGCGACATCCCCTGGCTTCTGGACCTTCATGCGCAGGGGCGGCTGAAACTCGAGGAGCTGGTCTCCGACACGTTCCCGCTGGAGCGGATCAACGACGCCGTGGCCGCGACGCGCGCGGGGCAGGGGCGGCGCAACGTGGTGGTGATGCGATGA